In Halobaculum sp. XH14, a single genomic region encodes these proteins:
- a CDS encoding DUF7313 family protein yields the protein MQPLPLQFLVPVGALEAVAGVLPAVIFVVVLVNLLTRYLAQRAYARQAEEGDDDEAISRYIPHEVANFALILLAFAMTVVQPHGGLVLATLVVGLFISDFFEFEARRVEARNGMEIESPKGAIFASALVVLYAGFQAFFFLVEPYWGQIV from the coding sequence ATGCAACCGCTACCGCTGCAGTTCCTCGTCCCGGTCGGGGCGCTGGAAGCCGTCGCGGGAGTTCTGCCGGCCGTCATCTTCGTGGTGGTGCTGGTGAACCTCCTGACCCGGTACCTCGCCCAGCGTGCCTACGCCCGACAGGCCGAGGAGGGCGACGACGACGAGGCCATCTCGCGGTACATCCCCCACGAGGTGGCAAACTTCGCGCTGATCCTGCTCGCGTTCGCCATGACGGTCGTACAGCCCCACGGCGGGCTCGTGCTCGCCACGCTCGTCGTCGGCCTGTTCATCTCGGACTTCTTCGAGTTCGAGGCCCGGCGCGTCGAGGCGCGCAACGGCATGGAGATCGAATCGCCCAAGGGCGCCATCTTCGCCTCCGCGCTCGTCGTGCTGTACGCCGGCTTCCAGGCGTTCTTCTTCCTCGTCGAGCCGTACTGGGGCCAGATCGTCTGA
- a CDS encoding NAD-dependent epimerase/dehydratase family protein — protein sequence MASDSQHGSALFVGGTRFIGRHAVERFREAGYDVTALSRGTHEFPFGNDVGHVEGDRTNREALVRARDAADPDVVIDTYAMHPGEVRAATDVFADARYVYVSSGSAYDAPDVPMREGETPLHACEPGQEDEDSVETYGPRKAEGDRAVFAAAEGGVEAMAVRPMLVYGPHDYTERFGYWVNRVAEYDRVLVPGDGGSLLHRAYVEDVAAGLLRVAERGDPGEAYNVADRNTFPLERSLELVADALDADVEVVHASERELAEFDVEPTDFPLYTPRPAVVSTGKLAALGWESTPPAEAVARTAEAHVDAGVTGPDDALDRGTEERVLDALAERAADGSDAG from the coding sequence ATGGCGAGTGACAGCCAGCACGGCAGCGCGCTGTTCGTGGGCGGCACGCGGTTCATCGGCCGGCACGCGGTCGAACGGTTCCGCGAGGCGGGGTACGACGTGACCGCGCTGAGCCGCGGCACCCACGAGTTCCCGTTCGGGAACGACGTGGGCCACGTCGAGGGCGACCGCACGAACCGCGAGGCCCTCGTTCGGGCCCGCGACGCGGCCGACCCCGACGTCGTGATCGACACGTACGCGATGCACCCGGGCGAGGTCCGGGCCGCGACCGACGTGTTCGCCGACGCCCGCTACGTCTACGTCTCGTCGGGCAGCGCCTACGACGCGCCCGACGTGCCGATGCGCGAGGGCGAGACGCCGCTGCACGCCTGCGAGCCCGGACAGGAGGACGAGGACTCCGTCGAGACGTACGGCCCGCGGAAGGCCGAGGGGGACCGCGCGGTGTTCGCGGCCGCCGAGGGGGGCGTCGAAGCGATGGCGGTCCGTCCGATGCTGGTGTACGGCCCGCACGATTACACCGAGCGGTTCGGCTACTGGGTGAACCGCGTCGCCGAGTACGACCGCGTGCTGGTGCCGGGCGACGGCGGGTCGCTGCTCCATCGGGCGTACGTCGAGGACGTCGCCGCGGGACTGCTCCGGGTCGCCGAGCGCGGGGACCCCGGCGAGGCGTACAACGTCGCCGACCGGAACACGTTCCCGCTGGAGCGCTCGCTCGAACTCGTCGCCGACGCGCTCGACGCGGACGTCGAGGTCGTCCACGCGAGCGAGCGCGAACTGGCCGAGTTCGACGTCGAACCGACGGACTTCCCGCTGTACACGCCGCGGCCCGCCGTGGTCTCGACCGGGAAACTGGCGGCGCTCGGCTGGGAGTCGACCCCGCCGGCCGAGGCGGTCGCGCGGACCGCCGAGGCCCACGTCGACGCGGGCGTGACCGGTCCCGACGACGCGCTCGACCGCGGGACCGAAGAGCGGGTGCTCGACGCGCTCGCCGAGCGAGCGGCCGATGGATCCGACGCCGGGTGA
- a CDS encoding NAD-dependent epimerase/dehydratase family protein codes for MTDSALVIGGTRFIGRQVVEDLLANGYDVTIFNRGNHETPFADDDAVTHVEGDRTDDTDLKAAALSVTPDIVVDCVAYYPADVEAAVEIFADVDGYVYISSGSAYASEEIPKREGVTDLCDCTPEQATDDSMDSYGPRKAEGDRVVERAAAEGVNAMSVRPCIVYGPHDYTERLDYWLDRVMSYDRVVVPGDGQNLWHRAYVEDVASALRVVAERGQPGAAYNVGDRRVVTLEELVDLIADVAGTECEVVHASDRELSTADLSASEFILYRDYPHVLDTNELAALGWESTPLREAMERTLAEHRESERDGAEHDPGREAEETVLGVLDTV; via the coding sequence ATGACCGACTCCGCGCTCGTCATCGGCGGGACGCGATTCATCGGCAGGCAGGTCGTCGAGGACCTGCTGGCGAACGGCTACGACGTCACCATCTTCAACCGCGGGAACCACGAGACCCCCTTTGCGGATGACGATGCTGTGACCCACGTCGAGGGCGACCGGACCGACGACACCGACCTGAAGGCCGCCGCGCTGTCGGTGACGCCCGATATCGTGGTCGACTGCGTCGCCTACTACCCCGCGGACGTGGAGGCTGCCGTCGAGATCTTCGCCGACGTGGACGGCTACGTCTACATCTCCTCCGGGTCCGCGTACGCGAGCGAGGAGATTCCCAAGCGCGAGGGCGTCACCGACCTGTGCGACTGCACGCCCGAACAGGCCACCGACGATTCGATGGACAGCTACGGCCCGCGGAAGGCCGAGGGCGACCGGGTCGTGGAGCGGGCCGCAGCGGAGGGGGTGAACGCGATGTCGGTTCGGCCCTGCATCGTCTACGGTCCCCACGACTACACCGAGCGGCTGGACTACTGGCTCGACCGCGTGATGAGCTACGACCGGGTGGTGGTCCCGGGGGACGGCCAGAACCTCTGGCACCGGGCGTACGTCGAGGACGTCGCCTCGGCGCTCCGTGTCGTCGCGGAACGGGGTCAGCCGGGCGCGGCGTACAACGTCGGCGACCGACGGGTCGTGACCCTGGAGGAGCTGGTGGACCTGATCGCGGACGTCGCCGGGACCGAATGCGAGGTCGTCCACGCGAGCGACCGCGAGCTCTCCACGGCGGACCTGTCCGCCTCGGAGTTCATCCTCTACCGCGACTACCCGCACGTGCTGGACACGAACGAGCTGGCGGCCCTCGGCTGGGAGTCGACGCCGCTGCGGGAGGCGATGGAGCGAACGCTGGCCGAACACCGGGAGTCCGAACGCGACGGTGCCGAACACGACCCGGGACGGGAGGCCGAGGAGACGGTGCTCGGCGTGCTCGACACCGTGTGA
- a CDS encoding HD domain-containing protein — protein sequence MGVEIKGSRVPEEEFADMKRFVREYLAASVESEDDGGRMRWYPWHSAEYRFNHILNVVSIAERIAEREGADTDAVRVAALFHDVSKLEADQDVHAEEGARVAREYLTSRGEYPDSFVDEVCAAVTAHSYQGPLSDLSLEAQCLIEGDLLDKVGANGTALMLLRMGYEARTHMDAAQMVQRVLERGEDHVSRVESDTAESIAHERLKRVRWFREWLEDEVAEMDWDREDGGRP from the coding sequence GTGGGCGTCGAAATAAAGGGATCGCGCGTCCCGGAGGAGGAGTTCGCGGACATGAAGCGGTTCGTCCGCGAGTACCTCGCCGCCTCCGTCGAGTCGGAGGACGACGGCGGCCGGATGCGCTGGTACCCCTGGCACTCCGCCGAGTACCGCTTCAACCACATCCTCAACGTGGTGTCCATCGCCGAGCGCATCGCCGAGCGCGAGGGAGCCGACACCGACGCCGTCCGCGTCGCGGCGCTGTTCCACGACGTCTCCAAGCTGGAGGCCGACCAGGACGTCCACGCCGAGGAGGGCGCTCGCGTCGCCCGCGAGTACCTGACTAGCCGCGGGGAGTACCCCGACTCGTTCGTCGACGAGGTGTGTGCGGCCGTCACCGCCCACTCGTACCAGGGGCCGCTCTCGGACCTCTCGCTGGAGGCCCAGTGTCTCATCGAGGGCGACCTGCTCGACAAGGTGGGCGCGAACGGCACCGCGCTGATGCTCCTCCGGATGGGCTACGAGGCGCGGACGCACATGGACGCCGCCCAGATGGTCCAGCGCGTGCTCGAACGCGGCGAGGACCACGTCTCCCGCGTCGAGTCCGACACGGCCGAGTCCATCGCGCACGAGCGACTCAAGCGCGTCCGCTGGTTCCGCGAGTGGCTGGAGGACGAGGTCGCCGAGATGGACTGGGACCGCGAGGACGGCGGACGGCCCTGA
- a CDS encoding alanyl-tRNA editing protein, with product MTEQLYLADSTVREFEATVDRSLDERVVLDGTHFYPTGGGQPNDTGTLRFDGGEATVTDVRKSDTVYHHLDGPVPEEGATVTGAIDWDRRGAHMRYHTAQHLLSAVLLSEFDAPTVGNQLYDDRARLDAEHPKFSETDLADVEVRLNELVADALPVRHYTMDREAAEAELDVERTRINLLPSSITELRIVEIGGGGDADGTEPFDRTACAGTHVGSTGEIGDVTVTGRTTQGSDTERVEFTLG from the coding sequence ATGACCGAACAACTGTATCTCGCGGACAGCACCGTCCGCGAGTTCGAGGCGACCGTCGACCGATCGCTCGACGAGCGAGTCGTGCTCGACGGCACCCACTTCTACCCGACCGGCGGCGGCCAGCCGAACGACACCGGCACCCTCCGGTTCGACGGCGGGGAGGCGACGGTGACCGACGTGCGAAAGAGCGACACCGTCTACCATCACCTCGACGGGCCGGTTCCCGAGGAGGGGGCCACGGTCACGGGCGCGATCGACTGGGACCGCCGCGGGGCCCACATGCGGTATCACACGGCCCAGCACCTCCTGTCGGCCGTGCTGCTTTCGGAGTTCGACGCGCCGACCGTCGGCAACCAGCTGTACGACGACCGCGCGCGGCTCGACGCCGAGCATCCGAAGTTCTCCGAGACCGACCTGGCGGACGTTGAGGTGCGGCTGAACGAACTCGTCGCGGACGCGCTCCCCGTCCGCCACTACACGATGGACCGCGAGGCCGCCGAGGCCGAACTCGACGTCGAGCGCACCCGGATCAACCTGCTCCCGTCCTCGATCACCGAACTCCGGATCGTTGAGATCGGGGGCGGTGGCGACGCCGACGGAACGGAGCCGTTCGATCGCACGGCCTGTGCCGGCACCCACGTCGGCTCCACCGGAGAGATCGGCGACGTGACCGT